In one Anaerolineae bacterium genomic region, the following are encoded:
- a CDS encoding LysR family transcriptional regulator has protein sequence MSPSLLLPSWLKLFLAVVEQGSFNKAAEMLLLSQPAVSQKIRQLEGGLGVRLFHRSPEGVRLTPAGQVLLRYAQAVRWLLLAAERQVTAAEPPGELRLALGATPGISTYCLPAWLHRFHQRHPHVLVHLRTAITPRLVEQVARHALPLALIEGELPGETEVAYEVLRETRFVIVTPAREPWLGQQRLPLQALDGQPFVARTQESQTRRWLDRLLRQARVRPRIVAELDSPEAIKEAVAQGMGITLLPVCALSPEETQELHLIEVDGEVPRRYLKAIWAKDVPLHPLALAFLESLQEEFPILQRVVQQTRHSEWQVLYELLTQNTPFSGARE, from the coding sequence ATGTCCCCCTCGCTGTTGCTCCCTTCGTGGTTGAAGCTCTTCCTGGCTGTGGTGGAACAGGGCAGTTTCAACAAGGCTGCCGAGATGCTGCTTTTATCCCAGCCGGCGGTAAGCCAGAAAATTCGCCAGTTGGAGGGAGGCCTGGGGGTGCGTCTGTTCCATCGCTCGCCGGAGGGGGTGCGGTTGACCCCGGCAGGTCAGGTGCTCTTGCGCTATGCGCAGGCCGTACGCTGGCTGTTGTTGGCCGCCGAGCGACAGGTCACCGCGGCCGAGCCGCCGGGAGAACTGCGTCTGGCCTTAGGGGCCACCCCCGGCATCTCCACCTATTGCCTGCCCGCCTGGCTCCATCGCTTTCACCAACGGCACCCACATGTTTTGGTTCACCTTCGCACGGCCATCACCCCCCGCCTGGTGGAACAGGTGGCCCGCCATGCGCTCCCCCTGGCCCTCATCGAGGGCGAGTTGCCCGGCGAGACTGAGGTGGCTTACGAGGTGCTGCGCGAGACCCGTTTCGTCATCGTCACCCCGGCGCGGGAACCCTGGCTGGGGCAGCAGCGCCTCCCGTTGCAGGCCCTGGACGGACAGCCCTTCGTCGCCCGCACGCAGGAATCCCAAACCCGCCGCTGGCTGGACCGTCTGTTGCGCCAGGCCAGAGTGCGCCCCCGCATCGTCGCCGAACTGGATTCGCCCGAAGCCATCAAGGAAGCCGTGGCTCAGGGAATGGGGATTACCTTGCTCCCCGTTTGTGCCCTCTCTCCGGAGGAGACCCAGGAACTGCACCTCATCGAGGTCGATGGGGAAGTGCCCAGGCGTTACCTCAAAGCCATCTGGGCCAAGGATGTGCCGTTGCATCCTCTGGCTCTGGCCTTCCTGGAGTCGCTGCAAGAAGAGTTCCCGATTTTGCAACGGGTAGTGCAGCAAACCCGCCACTCCGAGTGGCAGGTGTTGTACGAATTGCTGACCCAGAATACCCCTTTTTCTGGAGCGCGCGAATGA